Proteins from a genomic interval of Sparus aurata chromosome 21, fSpaAur1.1, whole genome shotgun sequence:
- the LOC115571917 gene encoding uncharacterized protein LOC115571917 gives MDSEASRTMKVAALGRPFSLGMLYDCRKDSLIPGLTLWDRSDLAEHIGERPQNYNDFEIVASESIEDKSSALNVKASLKASFLGGLVEVAGSAKYLNDSKTSKNQARITLKYKATTKVKELSMDHLGRGNVKHPYVFDKGLATHVVTAVLYGAQAFFVFDREVSEKENHREIEGNLKVMIKKIPRLVIEGEGSLEMEDKDREKVEKFSCRFFGDFSLQKMPTSFQDAIQVCQSLPTLLGANGENAVPMKVWLLPLTCLDSSAAKLVRQISETLVNKSQSVLEYFSELEMRCNDALKTTTAQQFPQIGTKIKTFKEMCSEFKLEFQQTLAKKLPSIRGGGEEEAVLAEILKKRHSSPFNSKDLNKWMDCKEREIHTLKSFTNMMKNTEIVSSETDLYKEILSADHAVCFVFTSLGSDEPYLSTLSEYLEETTKPDEARRSCTHDVEKEQWYASREVADKMRSKAKLFSDFAEANKENKNIKFLVVGLTDDTQKGSSIYLYKDGFSVNKNFEPPSKPETLTVRDINHNSVTLKISPAKFGAEHITSYSVEYCVSGQDGWKEKTASEAEEVTVSDLSPNTEYKFRCRAVTSVGVGPANELGGSIQTLPCSPPGKPQVEPNSREISVSWDKPAELGQDVQILNYIVEYAKTDSRVKEEDLQWNQKMSDTEKTIISGLQPETEYVVRVRCDCGEAGRSKESISVGVCTKKYSLAESLRSTGTCVNSKSPSVYKLHLTEENMDVCGFQRYRFGNDIMGKNRTVIIFGEAESGQSRLINGMINYIVGVEWEDNFRFQLLDEDQMRSQANSQTSEVNVYKINHQQGFKIDYSLTIVTVDSPGFGDKRGIKRDKEITEQLFNLFSSNNGVSEVDAVCFVAQVSVARLTPAQIDVFDSVLSIFGKDVAENTRVLVTFADGHLPPVLEAITASGVPCPETEDGLPVHVKFNNSALFADNKSSAAGSMMEEDEDEDGNFEQMCWNMGIRSMKRFFDALNVIETKSLTLTKEVLRERQQLENSVGNLHKWVTLGLAKLEEIEQTNEKLKEHQTVMNRTEKVLITHNVIDGDRGYDSAYRCPEWKKASQDRAHAEEFLVKLKSEYDHVQAEVMKLMESSAKCLNRLKEIALKPNPLSTPDYVDLLIEGEKSECKPGWKQRVEHLTAVREQAEYMAKVERGETLLQSPSTDLFSYNQANNNTNPNKTNTK, from the exons ATGGACTCTGAAGCCAGCAGGACGATGAAGGTGGCGGCGCTCGGCCGACCTTTCAGCCTCGGGATGCTGTACGACTGCCGCAAAGATTCACTCATCCCTG gACTGACATTGTGGGACCGCAGTGACCTGGCAGAACATATTGGAGAAAGACCACAAAACTATAATGACTTTGAGATAGTTGCATCTGAATCCATTGAGGACAAATCTTCAGCTCTTAATGTTAAAGCCTCTTTGAAGGCGAGTTTCTTGGGTGGACTGGTTGAAGTTGCCGGATCAGCAAAATACCTGAATGATAGTAAGACTTCCAAAAATCAGGCCAGAATAACACTGAAGTACAAAGCTACCACAAAGGTCAAAGAGCTGTCGATGGATCATCTTGGAAGAGGCAATGTGAAGCATCCATATGTCTTTGATAAAGGGTTAGCTACACATGTAGTAACAGCTGTTCTTTATGGAGCACAAGCCTTCTTTGTCTTTGACCGTGAGGTGTCGGAAAAGGAAAATCATCGAGAGATTGAGGGTAACTTGAAGGTGATGATCAAGAAAATTCCCCGTCTTGTTATAGAGGGTGAAGGTTCACTGGAAATGGAAGACAAAGATAGAGAAAAGGTTGAGAAATTCTCCTGCAGATTCTTTGGAGACTTTTCACTTCAGAAAATGCCGACATCATTTCAGGATGCAATACAAGTCTGTCAGAGTTTGCCAACATTGCTGGGAGCCAACGGAGAAAACGCTGTACCAATGAAGGTCTGGCTGTTGCCACTGACATGTTTAGATTCTTCTGCTGCGAAACTTGTCCGTCAGATAAGTGAAACACTAGTTAATAAGTCACAGAGTGTCCTGGAGTACTTCAGTGAGCTGGAGATGAGGTGCAATGATGCACTGAAAACCACCACTGCACAGCAGTTCCCACAGATTGGCACAaagattaaaacctttaaagagATGTGCTCTGAGTTCAAGCTGGAATTCCAACAAACCTTGGCAAAGAAACTTCCATCAatccgaggaggaggagaagaagaggctgTGCTCGCAGAgatcctgaagaagagacattCTTCTCCTTTCAACAGCAAAGACCTGAACAAGTGGATGGactgtaaagagagagaaattcacACCTTAAAGTCTTTCACCAACATGATGAAGAATACTGAGATTGTCTCATCTGAAACAGACCTGTACAAGGAAATTCTCAGTGCAGatcatgctgtgtgttttgttttcacctcaCTGGGAAGTGATGAACCGTACCTCTCAACTTTATCAGAGTACTTAGAAGAAACAACCAAACCAGACGAAGCTCGACGGTCTTGTACTCATGATGTAGAGAAGGAACAATGGTACGCCTCAAGAGAAGTAGCTGATAAAATGAGGAGTAAAGCAAAACTCTTCAGTGACTTTGCAGAGGCCAACAAGGAGAACAAGAACATTAAGTTCTTGGTAGTTGGTTTAACAGATGACACGCAGAAAGGTTCAAGCATCTACCTTTATAAAGACGGCTTCTCTGTCAATAAGAACTTTGAGCCTCCTTCAAAGCCTGAAACATTAACAGTCAGAGACATAAACCACAACAGTGTGACGCTGAAGATTTCTCCTGCAAAGTTTGGAGCAGAGCACATCACCTCCTACTCTGTTGAGTACTGTGTCAGTGGacaggatggatggaaagaaaaGACGGCATCAGAAGCTGAAGAAGTCACAGTGAGCGATCTGAGTCCAAACACAGAGTACAAGTTCAGATGCAGAGCAGTGACCTCAGTAGGTGTTGGACCAGCCAATGAACTTGGTGGTTCCATTCAAACTTTACCTTGCAGCCCTCCTGGAAAACCTCAAGTTGAACCAAACTCAAGGGAGATATCAGTCAGCTGGGACAAACCTGCTGAACTGGGACAAGATGTCCAGATCCTGAACTACATTGTGGAGTACGCCAAAACAGACAGCAGGGTGAAAGAGGAAGATCTCCAATGGAACCAAAAGATGTCTGATACTGAAAAGACGATCATTTCAGGGCTTCAGCCAGAGACAGAATATGTCGTCAGGGTCAGATGTGATTGTGGTGAAGCTGGAAGAAGCAAAGAGAGCATCTCAGTCGGTGTCtgcacaaaaaaatattcacttGCAGAATCCCTCAGAAGTACAGGCACATGTGTTAATTCTAAATCCCCCTCAGTTTATAAACTGCATCTGACAGAAGAAAATATGGACGTATGTGGATTCCAGAGATATAGATTTGGCAACGACATCATGGGTAAGAATCGAACAGTCATTATTTTTGGTGAGGCTGAATCTGGACAGTCCCGTCTGATCAATGGAATGATCAACTACATTGTTGGTGTAGAGTGGGAGGACAATTTTAGATTTCAGTTACTTGATGAGGATCAGATGAGATCACAAGCTAACAGCCAGACTTCTGAAGTCAATGTGTACAAGATCAACCACCAGCAGGGGTTTAAAATAGACTACTCACTGACCATTGTTACTGTTGATAGTCCAGGATTTGGAGATAAAAGAGGCATAAAGAGAGACAAGGAGAtcacagaacagctgttcaaTCTCTTCTCTTCTAACAATGGTGTCAGTGAAGttgatgctgtgtgttttgtagctCAGGTTTCTGTAGCTCGACTCACACCAGCACAGATAGatgtgtttgactctgtgctCTCAATCTTTGGCAAAGATGTGGCAGAAAACACCAGAGTTCTGGTGACATTTGCAGATGGCCATCTTCCTCCAGTTCTAGAGGCAATCACAGCTTCAGGTGTCCCATGTCCTGAAACAGAAGACGGGCTGCCAGTTCACGTcaaattcaataattcagcATTGTTTGCAGACAACAAATCATCTGCAGCAGGCAGcatgatggaggaggatgaagatgaagatggaaACTTTGAACAGATGTGTTGGAACATGGGAATTAGAAGCATGAAGAGGTTCTTTGATGCTTTGAATGTGATAGAAaccaaaagcttgacactgacaAAGGAGGTCCTCAGAGAAAGACAGCAGCTCGAGAATTCAGTAGGAAATTTGCACAAGTGGGTTACACTTGGGTTAGCCAAGCTTGAGGAGATAgaacagacaaatgaaaaactcaAAGAGCACCAGACAGTGATGAACAGGACTGAGAAAGTGTTGATTACACACAATGTCATAGACGGGGATCGTGGATATGATTCAGCATATAGATGTCCAGAGTGGAAAAAAGCCAGCCAAGATAGGGCACATGCTGAGGAATTCTTGGTCAAACTGAAGTCTGAATATGATCATGTGCAGGCTGAGGTGATGAAACTGATGGAGAGCTCTGCTAAGTGTTTAAACAGACTCAAAGAGATCGCCCTGAAGCCAAATCCTCTCTCCACTCCAGACTACGTTGACCTGCTTATTGAAGGAGAGAAGTCTGAGTGTAAACCAGGCTGGAAGCAACGAGTTGAGCACCTGACAGCCGTCAGAGAACAAGCAGAGTACATGGCTAAagtagagagaggagagacactcCTCCAGAGTCCATCTACTGATTTGTTCTCATACAATCAAGCAAATAACAATACTAACCCCAACAAGACTAATACCAAGTAA